In a single window of the Heliangelus exortis chromosome 1, bHelExo1.hap1, whole genome shotgun sequence genome:
- the LOC139791771 gene encoding taste receptor type 2 member 40-like: protein MLPPVLIISISVVAVEVVVGATGNGFITAVNIINWIKSKKISSADVILIFLTTSRFILQVTILMHIHSLYFVDVFKLASVYKAFGAIWMFVNHASLWFSTWLFVLYSVKIINATQWLLLQIKMRIAGMVPWLLLGSLVISSVTSLPLLWITPSTYLCSSTGNCRENNTAHATDWDRSHFYLLLLYIVGCFFPLVLSMVTSGLLIISLWKHTRKMQCYVETFRDPSIDVHLTAIKSMISFLILYVSSFIAQILLILSTSQSKDDVKVAVSLVVVGAYPSIHSIILILVNSKLKLAFRMLCQHLRCHLKI from the coding sequence ATGTTGCCACCAGTACTTATAATTTCAATAAGTGTTGTAGCTGTTGAAGTTGTGGTTGGAGCTACTGGAAATGGATTTATCACAGCTGTTAATATCATTAACTggatcaaaagcaaaaaaatttcttctgctgaTGTGATCCTGATCTTTCTGACCACATCACGCTTTATCTTGCAGGTGACCATATTGATGCACATTCATAGCCTTTACTTTGTGGACGTCTTTAAGTTGGCTTCTGTGTACAAAGCTTTTGGTGCTATATGGATGTTTGTAAACCATGCCAGTTTGTGGTTCAGTACCTGGCTCTTTGTACTCTACAGTGTAAAAATAATCAATGCTACCCAATGGCTGTTGCTGCAAATCAAGATGAGAATAGCTGGGATGGTCCCATGGCTGCTTCTCGGATCCCTGGTGATCTCTTCTGTGACTTCTCTTCCTTTACTGTGGATTACACCCAGCACTTACCTCTGCAGCTCAACAGGGAACTGTAGAGAAAATAACACAGCACATGCCACTGACTGGGACAGGTCACATTTCTACCTGCTTCTTCTTTACAttgtaggttgtttttttcctctggtattATCTATGGTAACCTCAGGtctattaattatttctttatggAAACACACAAGGAAGATGCAATGTTACGTAGAGACTTTCAGGGATCCTTCAATAGATGTTCACCTAACTGCAATTAAATCCATGATTTCTTTCTTGATCCTTTATGTTTCCAGTTTTATAGCTCAAATTCTGCTGATACTGTCAACTTCTCAAAGTAAAGATGATGTGAAAGTTGCAGTATCCTTAGTTGTAGTTGGGGCATATCCTTCCATACACTCAATTATCTTGATATTAGTCAATTCAAAACTGAAACTGGCATTCAGGATGCTTTGCCAGCATCTTAGGTGCCATTTGAAAATATGA